A window of Peromyscus eremicus chromosome 7, PerEre_H2_v1, whole genome shotgun sequence contains these coding sequences:
- the Ip6k2 gene encoding inositol hexakisphosphate kinase 2 isoform X2: MSPAFRTMDVEPRTKGVLLEPFVHQVGGHSCVLRFNETTLCKPLVPREHQFYETLPAEMRKFTPQYKGQSQSSLVSWPPLPRFYPFGPSLCPQGSVVP, translated from the exons ATGAGCCCAGCCTTCAGGACCATGGACGTGGAGCCCCGCACCAAGGGCGTCCTGCTGGAGCCCTTTGTCCACCAGGTTGGGGGGCACTCGTGCGTTCTCCGATTCAACGAGACAACCCTGTGCAAGCCTCTGGTTCCGAGGGAGCATCAGTTCTACGAGACCCTCCCAGCTGAGATGCGCAAATTCACTCCCCAGTACAAAG GACAAAGCCAAAGTTCCCTTGTTAGCTGGCCACCCCTGCCCCGTTTTTATCCCTTTGGTCCTTCCTTATGCCCACAGGGAAGTGTGGTCCCCTGA